The Gadus chalcogrammus isolate NIFS_2021 chromosome 14, NIFS_Gcha_1.0, whole genome shotgun sequence sequence TCCCATGTATTGCGCCATGCACTcagctataataataataaattggaaTTATATAGAGCTTTCCGCGCACTTCAAGCTATGCATTGAATGGATGTTTAATTAAGCAACCTGGTAGCCTGATCTATAGGTTCCCTTGAAAGGGCCGGTTGTAACTAAGACTACATAATTTAACTATTCCTTAAGATATTGTTAAATAACTGTCTGTTTGATTATTATATATTCAGGTGCATAAATATACATTGCATACTTGTACATGCAATTACATACATTTGAATATATATGTAAGCAACTAAGAAAATTGCTCTGTTATATTAACATAAATCCTTTTAATTTATCAAGTGAAGAAAACCAACATAACTCAATCAATCAAAGATCAAACTGTTcaagtgaataaaaaaaagtaatataaGTTAAAAAACATAAGTTATTAAATAAACGTTACTAAGCTCAAAAACTTGTTTGAGGACTGCAGTCCTACCACCTTAATTCTGTGTAGGGTATGTCACATCTCCATATTCTTAGCAACCTCCTTCAAAAACTGCTGGAACTGGCGCTGATCCAGGCCACGAGCCTGAATCTCTGCCATATAATGACCGTTGTTGTCATTATATCATACAGTTCCAGAACCATTTCCCACAGGGCTTTTTGGTGGGGAATGCAATGATAGCTTATCAGAGATGTGTGGCAGaacttttttgcatttttgtcttttttttgtacGATTTTCAAATTCATTTGAAGCTACTGCAGGCCACATAAAATGAGTTAGCGGGCCTGATTCGGATCGCGGGCCTTGTGTTTGACACCTCTGCCCTAGATCAATCCACACTCCCCCTTTAAAGTGCATTTCGAATAGATTTTGTAAACTACTAACAATTACAAATGATGCTTCTTGCGACAGACATGGTAGGGAAACAGCTTCCTTCGCCACTTCAGTGTACATATATATTTCTCAAGTCCCGCTCTGTTTTGTAaatctttttaaaataaaaatcacataAGAATGTCTGGAGAATTGTTCATTTTCCCAGGCCGCAGGTGTGCTGGCTCCATAAATACGCATGGGGACCAGGTTTATGGGAGTCCAACCTGCTGGGCCCTTGGGAGTCCATCCCCGaccccctcatcatcatcactgactTCCAGGccctcccccctgctgtccCCCATCCTTTCggtcctctcctgctccttgaGGAGGCTGGTGTGGCACAGTTCGCACACCCTCTGGGGCTCGCGGCGGTGGATGTTGGGAAGCACGGCCTGCTGCTCGGAGCACGCCGCGCACACCAGGAAACCGCAGTTCCTGCAGTGGTGGCGGCGCTGGATGAAGGAGAACTTGTTGGGACATCGCATGCACATGGCCGACACATGGTCTGGGATCCAGGTGGGGGCGAAGGGTTGGAAGGTGGAGCTGTGCTGGCGAGTGGCGGCGCCCTGCAGCAGGCGTTCGCGGCACTCGACGATGCGCTCCATCCAGGCGCGTTTCTCCTCGGGGCAGCCGGCCGCCACGTAGAAGGACTTGCGAGGCGTGCGGATCAGCCAGTGGTTCTCCATTGGTGGGCTGTCCTCGTGGTCCTCCAGCTCGATGTCCTCTACAA is a genomic window containing:
- the plekhf1 gene encoding pleckstrin homology domain-containing family F member 1, translating into MAANNRSFTKVNHARIKAVERSFGPGARPLCKPDRVLVGEGRLLKRSRHGNQPKAFFLFNDVLVYGTVVASCQWHKNRRIVRLEDIELEDHEDSPPMENHWLIRTPRKSFYVAAGCPEEKRAWMERIVECRERLLQGAATRQHSSTFQPFAPTWIPDHVSAMCMRCPNKFSFIQRRHHCRNCGFLVCAACSEQQAVLPNIHRREPQRVCELCHTSLLKEQERTERMGDSRGEGLEVSDDDEGVGDGLPRAQQVGLP